One window from the genome of Hippoglossus hippoglossus isolate fHipHip1 chromosome 10, fHipHip1.pri, whole genome shotgun sequence encodes:
- the LOC117768956 gene encoding caspase-3-like isoform X1 — protein MADGEKESGGDTVDALKWFSKRSDGAATGSNKTSEEVDSTPSSKGSTAAGSDPYRYKMDYPSIGTCVIINNKNFDISHMMSYRDGTDVDAAFAMKTFSELGYKLRVANDQTVRQMKHLLTSVSDEDHSSSASFVCVLLSHGDEGVIYGTDGCERLENLTRNFKGDGCRSLLGKPKLFFIQACRGSALDDGAMIETDSVDEQTSERIPVEADFLYAYSTAPGYYSWRNASNGSWFMQSLCEMLVHYKGELELMQIMTRVNRKVALHFESSSNLPGSNSKKQIPCIVSMLTKDLYFPQ, from the exons ATGGCTGATGGTGAAAAGGAGAGCGGTGGTGACACTGTGGATGCCTTAAAGTggttttcaaagag GTCGGATGGAGCGGCCACAGGCAGCAATAAGACGTCTGAGGAAGTGGACTCTACCCCCAGCAGTAAAGGCAGTACAGCTGCAGGCTCAGACCCCTACCGCTACAAGATGGACTATCCCAGCATTGGAACCTGTGTGATCATCAACAATAAGAACTTCGACA TAAGTCACATG ATGAGTTATCGTGACGGGACGGATGTCGATGCTGCCTTTGCTATGAAGACCTTCTCTGAGCTGGGTTATAAACTCAGAGTGGCCAATGACCAGACTGTGAGGCAGATGAAACATCTTCTGACGAGCG tATCTGATGAGGACCACAGTAGTAGTGcatcgtttgtgtgtgtgttgctgagtcATGGAGACGAGGGGGTGATTTATGGCACAGACGGCTGTGAGAGGTTGGAGAACTTGACGAGAAACTTTAAAGGGGATGGCTGCAGAAGTCTCCTTGGCAAACCGAAGCTCTTCTTCATACAG GCGTGTCGTGGTTCAGCCCTGGATGACGGAGCCATGATCGAGACGGACAGTGTAGATGAGCAAACATCAGAGAGGATTCCTGTGGAGGCAGATTTCCTGTACGCTTATTCCACTGCTCCAG GTTACTACTCATGGAGAAACGCATCCAACGGCTCCTGGTTCATGCAGTCGTTGTGTGAGATGTTGGTGCATTACAAGGGAGAGCTGGAGCTGATGCAGATCATGACACGAGTCAACCGCAAGGTGGCACTACACTTTGAGTCTTCCTCCAACCTACCTGGATCTAACAGCAAGAAGCAGATCCCCTGCATTGTATCGATGTTGACCAAAGACTTATACTTTCCTCAATAG
- the LOC117768956 gene encoding caspase-3-like isoform X2: MADGEKESGGDTVDALKWFSKRSDGAATGSNKTSEEVDSTPSSKGSTAAGSDPYRYKMDYPSIGTCVIINNKNFDKMSYRDGTDVDAAFAMKTFSELGYKLRVANDQTVRQMKHLLTSVSDEDHSSSASFVCVLLSHGDEGVIYGTDGCERLENLTRNFKGDGCRSLLGKPKLFFIQACRGSALDDGAMIETDSVDEQTSERIPVEADFLYAYSTAPGYYSWRNASNGSWFMQSLCEMLVHYKGELELMQIMTRVNRKVALHFESSSNLPGSNSKKQIPCIVSMLTKDLYFPQ; encoded by the exons ATGGCTGATGGTGAAAAGGAGAGCGGTGGTGACACTGTGGATGCCTTAAAGTggttttcaaagag GTCGGATGGAGCGGCCACAGGCAGCAATAAGACGTCTGAGGAAGTGGACTCTACCCCCAGCAGTAAAGGCAGTACAGCTGCAGGCTCAGACCCCTACCGCTACAAGATGGACTATCCCAGCATTGGAACCTGTGTGATCATCAACAATAAGAACTTCGACA aGATGAGTTATCGTGACGGGACGGATGTCGATGCTGCCTTTGCTATGAAGACCTTCTCTGAGCTGGGTTATAAACTCAGAGTGGCCAATGACCAGACTGTGAGGCAGATGAAACATCTTCTGACGAGCG tATCTGATGAGGACCACAGTAGTAGTGcatcgtttgtgtgtgtgttgctgagtcATGGAGACGAGGGGGTGATTTATGGCACAGACGGCTGTGAGAGGTTGGAGAACTTGACGAGAAACTTTAAAGGGGATGGCTGCAGAAGTCTCCTTGGCAAACCGAAGCTCTTCTTCATACAG GCGTGTCGTGGTTCAGCCCTGGATGACGGAGCCATGATCGAGACGGACAGTGTAGATGAGCAAACATCAGAGAGGATTCCTGTGGAGGCAGATTTCCTGTACGCTTATTCCACTGCTCCAG GTTACTACTCATGGAGAAACGCATCCAACGGCTCCTGGTTCATGCAGTCGTTGTGTGAGATGTTGGTGCATTACAAGGGAGAGCTGGAGCTGATGCAGATCATGACACGAGTCAACCGCAAGGTGGCACTACACTTTGAGTCTTCCTCCAACCTACCTGGATCTAACAGCAAGAAGCAGATCCCCTGCATTGTATCGATGTTGACCAAAGACTTATACTTTCCTCAATAG